The Deinococcus sonorensis KR-87 genome includes a window with the following:
- a CDS encoding SDR family oxidoreductase: protein MKVLFIGGTGIISSACSQLATERGIELYLLNRGQTSSRPVPAGAQVLQGDLHDPASLQRALGDHTFDAVVNWIAFTPDQIEADLQTFAGRTRQYVFISSASAYQKPISLLPITESTPLANPFWEYSRNKIACEERLMRAYREQGFPMTVVRPSHTYDQTLLPMDGGYTVVNRMRQGKRVIVHGDGSSLWVLTHHRDFAVGFVGLLGNPHALGETFHITSDELLSWNQIFETVARAAGTEAQLVHLPSDLIAAADPDWGAGLLGDKAHSVIFDNTKIRRAVPDFRPSIPFARGADEIMAWYDADPARQVVNEALDRRMDELVAAYDRAAGR from the coding sequence ATGAAAGTTCTGTTCATTGGCGGTACCGGCATCATCAGCAGCGCGTGCAGTCAGCTCGCCACCGAGCGCGGCATCGAGCTGTACCTGCTCAACCGGGGCCAGACCAGTTCGCGGCCGGTGCCGGCGGGCGCCCAGGTGCTGCAGGGCGACCTGCACGACCCGGCCTCGCTGCAGCGCGCGCTGGGCGACCACACCTTCGACGCGGTGGTGAACTGGATCGCCTTCACGCCGGACCAGATTGAGGCGGATCTGCAGACCTTCGCGGGGCGCACCCGCCAGTACGTGTTCATTAGCTCGGCCTCGGCGTACCAGAAGCCCATCTCGCTGCTGCCGATCACCGAGTCCACGCCGCTGGCCAATCCGTTCTGGGAATACTCGCGCAACAAGATCGCCTGCGAGGAGCGGCTGATGCGCGCCTACCGCGAGCAGGGCTTCCCGATGACGGTGGTGCGCCCGTCTCACACCTATGACCAGACGCTGCTGCCGATGGACGGCGGTTACACGGTAGTGAACAGGATGCGCCAGGGCAAGCGGGTGATCGTGCACGGCGACGGCAGCTCGCTGTGGGTGCTGACGCATCACCGCGACTTCGCAGTGGGCTTTGTGGGGCTGCTGGGCAATCCGCACGCGCTGGGCGAGACCTTCCACATCACCAGTGACGAGCTGCTCAGCTGGAACCAGATCTTCGAGACGGTGGCGCGGGCGGCCGGCACCGAGGCGCAGCTGGTGCACCTGCCGTCGGACCTGATCGCTGCCGCCGATCCCGACTGGGGCGCGGGGCTGCTGGGCGACAAGGCGCACAGCGTCATCTTCGACAACACCAAGATCCGCCGGGCGGTGCCGGACTTCCGCCCCAGCATTCCCTTTGCGCGCGGCGCCGACGAGATCATGGCGTGGTATGACGCTGACCCGGCCCGGCAGGTGGTGAACGAGGCGCTCGACCGCCGCATGGACGAGCTGGTGGCCGCCTATGACCGGGCCGCGGGCCGCTGA
- a CDS encoding MATE family efflux transporter — MPASTPPDTANAPLGTTRELVTLAWPLVLSNLAYTAVGFTDTLYMGRLGVVEVGAVGLASLVLFTVSLLFRGALNTASTFVARALGGNDRPGVQRWAGVFLTLSLLGLPLAVVGPWLVSSVLTLLHAAPSILQVAQAYAHVRILEIPFVLIGTASLAIMLGLGNTRTPMVLSWMLVIVNAVLAAVFVFVFRWGVVGAAWASLVAVALQGLLAFWLLLRLYRGEYGRMWFVRPTREELQAVGRISLPAGATDLADVGAFTAFLGVIARLGPTELAASQIANQFASFGFLPAFALSASTSSLLSRALGAGQPALARRIGWRGAALAAGLMLLLTAAFLLFPQPLIRLFNQDPEVLKLGTTVLAVMSGYLLLDGIGIVLGGALGGAGDTRFRLLVTLGGAWLLMVPAATWLAPRYGVGGAWCAALLYIAVLASVYAWRFWSGRWYRARL, encoded by the coding sequence ATGCCTGCTTCCACTCCACCCGACACCGCCAATGCCCCGCTCGGCACCACCCGCGAGCTGGTGACGCTGGCATGGCCGCTGGTGCTGAGCAATCTCGCCTATACCGCCGTGGGCTTCACCGACACGCTCTACATGGGCCGCCTGGGGGTGGTGGAGGTGGGCGCGGTGGGCCTCGCCTCGCTGGTGCTGTTCACGGTGTCGCTGCTGTTCCGTGGCGCCCTCAACACGGCCTCTACCTTCGTGGCGCGCGCGCTGGGTGGCAATGACCGGCCGGGGGTGCAGCGCTGGGCCGGCGTGTTCCTGACGCTCTCGCTGCTGGGCCTGCCGCTGGCAGTGGTGGGACCGTGGCTGGTCAGCAGCGTGCTGACGCTGCTGCACGCCGCGCCCAGCATCCTGCAGGTGGCGCAGGCGTACGCGCACGTCCGCATTCTGGAGATTCCCTTCGTGCTGATCGGCACCGCCAGCCTGGCCATCATGCTGGGCCTGGGCAACACCCGCACGCCGATGGTGCTGTCGTGGATGCTGGTGATCGTGAACGCCGTGCTGGCCGCCGTCTTCGTGTTCGTCTTCCGCTGGGGGGTGGTCGGGGCCGCCTGGGCCAGCCTGGTCGCGGTGGCGCTGCAGGGGCTGCTGGCCTTCTGGCTGCTGCTGCGGCTGTACCGCGGCGAATATGGGCGGATGTGGTTCGTGCGCCCCACCCGCGAGGAACTGCAGGCGGTGGGCCGCATCTCGCTGCCGGCCGGCGCCACCGATCTGGCCGACGTGGGCGCCTTCACCGCCTTCCTGGGCGTGATTGCCCGGCTGGGGCCGACCGAACTCGCCGCCTCGCAGATCGCCAACCAGTTTGCCAGCTTCGGGTTTCTGCCGGCCTTCGCGCTGAGCGCCAGCACCAGCAGCCTGCTCTCGCGGGCGCTGGGCGCGGGGCAGCCAGCGCTGGCCCGGCGCATCGGCTGGCGCGGCGCGGCATTGGCCGCCGGGCTGATGCTGCTGCTGACAGCGGCGTTCCTGCTGTTTCCCCAACCCCTGATCCGGCTGTTCAACCAGGACCCGGAGGTGCTGAAGCTCGGCACCACCGTGCTGGCGGTGATGTCCGGTTACCTGCTGCTGGACGGCATCGGCATCGTGCTGGGCGGTGCGCTGGGCGGGGCTGGCGACACGCGCTTCCGGCTGCTGGTCACCCTGGGGGGCGCGTGGCTGCTGATGGTGCCGGCCGCCACCTGGCTGGCGCCTCGCTACGGCGTGGGTGGCGCGTGGTGTGCCGCGCTGCTGTACATCGCGGTGCTGGCGAGCGTGTACGCCTGGCGTTTCTGGTCGGGCCGCTGGTACCGGGCCCGGCTGTAG
- a CDS encoding DUF1345 domain-containing protein, translating to MNLSLREPSALFRLSVSGVVGVVVAALVQGRWELRLLSGWCALALTFLALAWRVILTADSDMTKRLATREDDGRAMSGLLTLTGSLGSLVAVVYVMAQVSDLQKAGHGGLATLLSVLSIATVVLSWLLIHTNYTFRYAHSYYDEQPEGGVQFDGTGAPDYLDFVYLAFTIGMTFQVSDTNISKRNIRRVLTWHALISYAYGTVLVALTINTVAGLMK from the coding sequence GTGAACCTGAGCCTGCGCGAACCGTCGGCCCTGTTCCGGCTGAGCGTCTCGGGGGTAGTGGGCGTGGTGGTGGCCGCGCTGGTCCAGGGACGGTGGGAACTGCGGCTGCTGAGCGGCTGGTGCGCGCTGGCGCTGACCTTCCTGGCGCTGGCCTGGCGGGTGATCCTGACGGCCGACAGCGACATGACCAAGCGCCTGGCCACCCGCGAGGATGACGGGCGGGCCATGTCGGGCCTGCTGACCCTGACCGGGAGCCTGGGCAGTCTGGTGGCCGTGGTGTACGTGATGGCGCAGGTTTCGGACCTGCAGAAGGCAGGGCACGGCGGACTGGCTACCCTGCTGTCGGTGCTGAGCATCGCCACGGTGGTGCTGTCGTGGCTGCTGATCCACACCAATTACACCTTCCGTTACGCGCACAGCTACTACGACGAGCAGCCGGAAGGCGGGGTGCAGTTCGACGGCACCGGAGCGCCCGATTACCTGGACTTCGTGTATCTGGCCTTCACCATCGGCATGACCTTCCAGGTGTCGGACACCAACATCTCCAAACGCAACATTCGCCGGGTGCTGACTTGGCACGCTCTGATCTCGTACGCCTACGGCACGGTGCTGGTGGCGCTCACCATCAACACCGTGGCGGGCCTGATGAAGTGA
- the pta gene encoding phosphate acetyltransferase, protein MTFRTLFVAPVAQDVGLTTVALGLVRALQRSGLRVGFLKPVAQSHHPQERSTTFARTLVSGTVPDPIPRSQAEALLGREAIADLMEQVVSLAQAAGEGQDLLVVEGLALTGAHPYAAGLNAAISRDLGAEAVLVAALRDGEPGALADGLEIAARDYDRSDGAGLAGYVLNYAQQGTDLGEVLADLRRQSQVLRSGRLPLLGLISERTDLNAPRVCDVALALGATTLNEGESRLRRVTSTVVSARSARHVVDLFRPGALVVAPGDREDIIMAASLAHLSGTPLAGLLFTSGTLPEEPIGRLCRAALQSALPVLQVQTNSYETAGRLRTMSRKIPLDDRERLERTLDFVADRLDVQPLTAPLAGPALERGGPRMSPPAFRYHLIQQARAAGKRIVLPEGDEPRTVKAAVVCHEKQIARCVLLGAPETVRQVAEAQGLTLPPDLDILDPDEVRSRYVAPMVELRKSKGLTAPQAEAQLEDAVVLGTMMLALGEVDGLVSGAVHTTANTVRPALQLIKTAPGVKLVSSVFFMLMPEQVLVYGDCAINPDPNAEELADIALQSAGSAAAFGIEPRVAMLSYSTGASGSGEDVDKVKRATELARALRPDLPIDGPLQYDAASVLSVGQQKAPGSPVAGRATVFIFPDLNTGNTTYKAVQRGAGVVAVGPMLQGLRKPVNDLSRGALVDDIVFTIALTAIQAQQQGASAAASAPVPA, encoded by the coding sequence ATGACGTTTCGGACGCTGTTTGTGGCCCCGGTGGCCCAGGATGTGGGGCTAACCACCGTGGCGCTGGGGCTGGTGCGGGCGCTGCAGCGCAGCGGCCTGCGGGTGGGATTTCTGAAGCCGGTGGCGCAGAGCCACCATCCGCAGGAACGCAGCACCACTTTTGCGCGCACCCTGGTGAGCGGCACGGTCCCCGACCCGATTCCGCGCTCGCAGGCCGAAGCGCTGCTGGGCCGCGAGGCGATTGCCGACCTGATGGAGCAGGTGGTGTCGCTGGCCCAGGCGGCGGGGGAGGGCCAGGACCTGCTGGTGGTGGAGGGGCTGGCCCTCACCGGGGCCCACCCGTATGCCGCCGGGCTCAACGCCGCCATCAGCCGCGACCTGGGGGCGGAGGCGGTGCTGGTGGCGGCCCTGCGCGACGGCGAACCGGGCGCGCTGGCCGACGGTCTGGAGATCGCCGCCCGCGACTACGACCGCTCCGACGGGGCGGGGCTGGCCGGCTACGTGCTGAACTATGCCCAGCAGGGCACCGACCTGGGCGAGGTGTTGGCGGACCTGCGCCGGCAGTCGCAGGTGCTGCGCAGCGGGCGGCTGCCGCTGCTGGGCCTGATCAGTGAGCGCACCGACCTGAACGCGCCGCGCGTCTGTGACGTGGCGCTGGCGCTGGGGGCCACCACGCTCAACGAGGGCGAGTCGCGGCTGCGGCGGGTGACCAGCACGGTGGTCTCGGCCCGCAGCGCGCGGCATGTCGTGGACCTGTTTCGGCCCGGAGCGCTGGTGGTGGCCCCCGGCGACCGCGAGGACATCATCATGGCCGCCAGCCTGGCGCACCTGAGCGGCACCCCGCTGGCCGGACTGCTGTTCACCAGCGGTACCCTGCCGGAGGAGCCGATCGGGCGGCTGTGCCGGGCGGCCCTCCAGAGCGCCCTGCCGGTGCTGCAGGTGCAGACCAACAGCTACGAGACCGCCGGGCGGCTGCGCACCATGAGCCGCAAGATTCCGCTGGACGACCGCGAGCGTCTGGAGCGCACCCTGGACTTCGTGGCTGACCGGCTGGACGTGCAGCCGCTCACCGCGCCGCTGGCCGGGCCGGCGCTGGAGCGGGGTGGCCCGCGCATGTCGCCCCCGGCCTTCCGCTATCACCTGATTCAGCAGGCCCGGGCAGCGGGCAAGCGCATCGTGCTGCCGGAAGGCGACGAGCCGCGCACGGTGAAAGCCGCCGTGGTCTGCCACGAGAAGCAGATCGCGCGCTGCGTGCTGCTGGGCGCGCCGGAGACGGTGCGGCAGGTGGCCGAGGCGCAGGGCCTGACGCTGCCGCCGGACCTGGACATCCTGGACCCGGACGAGGTGAGGAGCCGCTATGTCGCGCCGATGGTGGAGCTGCGCAAGAGCAAGGGCCTGACCGCCCCGCAGGCGGAGGCGCAGCTGGAGGACGCGGTGGTGCTGGGCACCATGATGCTGGCGCTGGGTGAGGTGGACGGGCTGGTGTCGGGGGCAGTGCACACCACCGCCAACACGGTGCGGCCCGCGCTGCAGCTGATCAAGACGGCGCCAGGCGTGAAGCTGGTCAGCAGCGTGTTTTTCATGCTGATGCCGGAGCAGGTGCTGGTGTACGGCGACTGCGCCATCAACCCGGACCCCAATGCCGAGGAACTGGCGGACATCGCCCTACAGTCGGCCGGCAGCGCGGCGGCCTTCGGCATCGAACCGCGGGTGGCGATGCTCAGCTACAGCACCGGGGCCAGCGGCAGCGGCGAGGACGTGGACAAGGTCAAGCGCGCCACCGAACTCGCCCGCGCCCTGCGCCCGGACCTGCCGATTGACGGGCCGCTGCAGTACGACGCGGCCAGCGTGCTGAGCGTGGGCCAGCAGAAGGCGCCCGGCAGCCCGGTGGCCGGGCGCGCCACCGTGTTCATCTTTCCGGACCTGAACACCGGCAACACCACGTACAAGGCGGTGCAGCGCGGCGCCGGGGTGGTGGCGGTGGGCCCGATGCTGCAGGGCCTGCGCAAGCCGGTCAATGACCTGTCGCGCGGCGCCCTGGTGGACGACATCGTGTTCACCATCGCCCTGACGGCCATCCAGGCGCAGCAGCAGGGGGCCAGCGCAGCCGCTTCCGCGCCCGTGCCCGCGTGA
- a CDS encoding MerR family transcriptional regulator, giving the protein MNETPVETAFLTISAFAQQSRLTLKALRLYDDLGLLQPLSKDPASGYRHYAPSQLPRARLIGLLRQLDMPLTRIAEVLDLEGRAAVDAIRAYGAEVEREAAIKRELVQYLAGYLLGKGDTMYTVNVREVPEQQVVSIQRHAYAGALPDLIMTAQHELTDMLARAGLQQGGPALVIFHGQVNEDSDGPVEVCLPYRGQAPQPSGDQRVRVEAAHREAFTTITLEQCRFPGILEAYDAVHRFIQEHQLGAGGSPREVYFTSPEGLEPTDPFCDIAWPVKEGNTA; this is encoded by the coding sequence ATGAATGAGACGCCGGTTGAAACGGCTTTCCTCACCATCAGCGCGTTTGCCCAGCAGTCGCGCCTGACGCTCAAGGCGCTGCGCCTCTATGACGACCTGGGCCTCCTGCAGCCGCTCAGCAAGGACCCGGCCAGCGGCTACCGCCATTACGCCCCGTCCCAGCTGCCACGTGCCCGGCTGATCGGTCTGCTGCGGCAGCTGGACATGCCGCTCACGCGGATTGCGGAGGTGCTGGACCTCGAGGGGCGGGCGGCGGTGGACGCGATCCGGGCCTACGGGGCCGAGGTGGAGCGCGAGGCGGCCATCAAACGCGAGCTCGTTCAGTACCTGGCAGGGTATCTGCTGGGAAAAGGAGACACCATGTACACCGTCAACGTCCGTGAGGTGCCCGAGCAGCAGGTGGTCAGCATCCAGCGTCATGCCTACGCCGGGGCGCTGCCGGACCTGATCATGACCGCGCAACATGAGCTGACCGACATGCTGGCTCGGGCGGGCCTGCAGCAGGGGGGCCCGGCCCTGGTGATCTTCCACGGGCAGGTGAACGAGGACAGCGACGGCCCGGTGGAGGTCTGCCTGCCGTACCGGGGGCAGGCCCCCCAGCCGAGCGGCGACCAGCGTGTGCGGGTGGAAGCGGCGCACCGCGAGGCGTTCACGACCATCACCCTGGAGCAGTGCCGGTTCCCCGGCATCCTGGAAGCCTACGACGCTGTTCACCGCTTTATTCAGGAGCACCAGCTTGGCGCGGGCGGATCGCCCCGGGAGGTGTACTTTACGTCCCCCGAGGGCCTGGAGCCCACGGACCCGTTCTGCGACATCGCCTGGCCAGTGAAGGAGGGAAACACGGCCTGA
- a CDS encoding GlsB/YeaQ/YmgE family stress response membrane protein: MGWIITIIVGALCGWLASIIMKTDAQQGAVANILIGIVGALLAQWIFGNLLGWGGSTAGTFSIMGIVWGIVGSVILIAILKALRVLR, encoded by the coding sequence ATGGGTTGGATTATTACGATCATCGTCGGCGCACTGTGTGGTTGGCTCGCCAGCATCATCATGAAGACGGACGCGCAGCAGGGCGCGGTCGCCAACATCCTGATCGGTATCGTGGGCGCGCTGCTGGCCCAGTGGATCTTCGGCAACCTGCTCGGCTGGGGCGGCTCCACAGCGGGGACCTTCAGCATCATGGGCATTGTCTGGGGCATTGTGGGATCGGTCATTCTGATCGCCATCCTCAAGGCCCTGCGCGTTCTGCGTTAA
- the thrC gene encoding threonine synthase: MPGIIEAYRPYLPVTERTPALTLHEGNTPLIHAAKLSRELDIELYLKYEGLNPTGSFKDRGMVMAVAKAIEDGADTIICASTGNTSAAAAAYAARSGLKCVVLIPDGNIALGKLAQAIAYGAHIVAIQGNFDRALTLVREISDKHPLALVNSVNPYRLQGQKTGAFEIVDVLGRAPDALAIPVGNAGNISAYWMGFKEYHEAGQSEHRPRMLGFQAEGAAPFVRNAIIDEPETLASAIRIGNPASAPLARAAVQESGGLFDMASDDEIMHAYNLIAREGVFCEPASATPVAGLLKLKREGRLTPGQTVVAILTGNGLKDPNAAMRAVEAPKGIEASLDRVLEAIL; the protein is encoded by the coding sequence ATGCCCGGAATCATCGAAGCGTACCGTCCGTATCTGCCCGTCACCGAGCGGACGCCCGCCCTGACGCTGCACGAGGGCAACACGCCGCTGATTCACGCCGCGAAGCTGAGCCGCGAACTGGACATCGAGCTGTACCTGAAATACGAGGGGCTTAATCCCACCGGCAGCTTCAAGGACCGCGGCATGGTGATGGCGGTGGCCAAGGCCATCGAGGACGGTGCCGACACCATCATCTGCGCCAGCACCGGCAACACCAGCGCCGCCGCCGCCGCCTACGCTGCCCGCAGCGGCCTGAAGTGCGTGGTGCTGATTCCGGACGGCAACATCGCGCTCGGCAAACTGGCGCAGGCCATCGCCTACGGCGCCCACATCGTGGCGATTCAGGGCAACTTCGACCGGGCGCTCACGCTGGTGCGCGAGATCAGCGACAAGCATCCGCTGGCGCTGGTGAACAGCGTCAACCCGTACCGACTGCAGGGCCAGAAGACCGGCGCCTTCGAGATCGTGGACGTGCTGGGCCGCGCCCCGGACGCACTGGCGATTCCAGTGGGCAACGCCGGCAACATCAGCGCGTACTGGATGGGCTTCAAGGAGTACCACGAGGCGGGCCAGAGCGAGCACCGGCCCCGGATGCTGGGCTTCCAGGCGGAGGGCGCGGCCCCCTTCGTGCGCAACGCCATCATCGACGAGCCCGAGACGCTGGCCAGCGCCATCCGCATCGGCAATCCGGCCAGTGCGCCGCTGGCCCGCGCTGCCGTGCAGGAGTCGGGCGGCCTCTTTGACATGGCCAGCGACGACGAGATCATGCACGCCTACAACCTGATCGCCCGCGAGGGCGTGTTCTGCGAGCCGGCCAGCGCCACGCCGGTGGCGGGGCTGCTGAAACTCAAACGCGAGGGGCGCCTCACGCCGGGGCAGACGGTGGTGGCGATTCTGACCGGCAATGGCCTGAAGGACCCGAACGCGGCCATGCGCGCGGTGGAGGCACCCAAAGGCATCGAGGCCAGCCTGGACCGGGTGCTGGAGGCCATCCTTTGA
- the thrB gene encoding homoserine kinase, producing MAESFTVRAPASSANLGPGFDSLGLSLSLWTTLRLTRQARTEVVPLGEALEGTPANESNYIYQAMLLAARKVGRKLPPVRVEIETEVPLARGLGSSAAALVAGLVAGNVLLGEPLSSEDLLDVAAREEGHPDNVAPALYGGIAVATLDKLGTHYVRLEPPAHLGVTVLIPDFELSTSKARAVLPTEYSRSDTVHALSHAALLAAALSQGRLELLQHAMQDYVHQIWRAPLVPGLTDVLEGATRHGALGAALSGAGPTVLCFHDTRQPTGGLHQFLSGVMARNGLHGQVLDLPIDVEGTTVHG from the coding sequence ATGGCTGAGTCGTTCACCGTCCGCGCGCCCGCCTCCAGCGCCAACCTGGGGCCCGGCTTCGACAGCCTGGGCCTGAGCCTGAGCCTGTGGACCACCCTGCGCCTGACCCGGCAGGCCCGCACCGAGGTGGTGCCGCTGGGCGAGGCGTTGGAGGGCACGCCCGCCAACGAGAGCAACTACATCTATCAGGCGATGCTGCTGGCCGCCCGCAAGGTGGGCCGCAAGCTGCCGCCGGTGCGGGTAGAGATCGAAACCGAGGTGCCGCTGGCGCGCGGCCTGGGCAGCAGCGCCGCCGCACTGGTGGCGGGGCTGGTGGCCGGCAACGTGCTGCTGGGTGAACCGCTGAGCAGCGAGGACCTGCTGGACGTGGCGGCGCGCGAGGAAGGCCACCCGGATAACGTGGCGCCGGCGCTGTACGGCGGCATCGCCGTGGCGACGCTGGACAAGCTGGGCACCCACTACGTGCGACTGGAGCCGCCCGCGCACCTGGGCGTCACGGTGCTGATTCCGGACTTCGAGCTGTCCACCAGCAAGGCCCGCGCTGTGCTGCCCACCGAGTACTCGCGCTCCGACACCGTCCACGCGCTGTCGCACGCCGCGCTGCTGGCCGCCGCACTGTCGCAGGGGCGGCTGGAGCTGCTGCAGCACGCCATGCAGGACTACGTGCACCAGATCTGGCGCGCGCCGCTGGTGCCGGGCCTCACCGACGTGCTGGAGGGCGCCACCCGTCACGGGGCGCTGGGCGCGGCCCTGAGCGGCGCCGGCCCCACCGTGCTGTGCTTTCACGACACCCGCCAGCCTACCGGCGGGCTGCACCAGTTCCTGAGCGGCGTGATGGCCCGCAACGGCCTGCACGGTCAGGTGCTGGACCTGCCGATTGATGTGGAAGGCACCACCGTCCACGGTTGA
- a CDS encoding ribose-phosphate diphosphokinase, whose translation MEVSPLNINRGPLLVFSGQSNIPLAQEICQHLGIPLGRSETVKFTNDNIIVQYEESLREGDVFIVQSFSTPVSDAIMELMLLIDAAKSASAGRVTAVIPYYSYARSDKKDAPRISIAGRLVADLLQEAGADRILTMTLHSSQVHGFFKVPVDHLSSDRILGEHFQRVVPHAHEGVVLAPDAGSIKRAAAIAHRLNSGLAFIDKQRTSDTTVDPRALIGDVQGKNVFIVDDEISTAGSLVEAVNFAKRMGAKDVYVAVTHGVYTGPAVERIRALDAVQVASTNTVLVPESKIEGSGGKMHVLSVAQLFADAIRNIHTGESVSTLFE comes from the coding sequence ATGGAGGTTTCTCCCTTGAACATCAACCGTGGTCCGCTGCTCGTGTTTTCCGGGCAGAGCAACATTCCGCTCGCCCAGGAGATCTGTCAGCACCTGGGCATTCCATTGGGGCGGAGCGAGACGGTGAAGTTCACCAACGACAACATCATCGTGCAGTACGAGGAATCGCTGCGCGAGGGCGACGTGTTCATCGTGCAGAGCTTCAGCACCCCGGTCAGCGACGCGATCATGGAACTGATGCTGCTGATCGACGCGGCCAAGAGCGCGTCTGCCGGGCGCGTCACCGCCGTGATTCCGTATTACAGCTACGCCCGCAGCGACAAGAAGGACGCGCCGCGCATCAGCATCGCCGGTCGGCTGGTGGCCGACCTGCTGCAGGAGGCCGGCGCCGACCGCATCCTGACCATGACGCTGCACAGCTCTCAGGTGCACGGCTTCTTCAAGGTGCCGGTAGACCACCTCTCCTCCGACCGCATCCTGGGCGAGCACTTCCAGCGGGTGGTGCCACACGCCCATGAAGGCGTGGTACTGGCGCCCGACGCCGGCAGCATCAAGCGGGCGGCGGCCATCGCGCACCGGCTCAACAGTGGTCTGGCCTTCATCGACAAGCAGCGCACCTCCGACACCACTGTGGACCCACGCGCCCTGATCGGTGACGTGCAGGGCAAGAACGTGTTCATCGTGGACGACGAGATCAGCACCGCCGGCAGTCTGGTGGAGGCGGTCAACTTCGCCAAGCGGATGGGCGCCAAGGACGTGTACGTGGCCGTCACGCACGGCGTGTACACCGGCCCGGCGGTGGAGCGCATCCGCGCCCTGGACGCCGTGCAGGTGGCGAGCACCAACACGGTGCTGGTGCCGGAGAGCAAGATTGAGGGGTCCGGCGGCAAGATGCACGTGCTGTCGGTGGCCCAGCTGTTTGCCGACGCCATCCGCAACATTCACACCGGCGAGAGCGTCAGCACCCTGTTCGAGTGA
- a CDS encoding DUF427 domain-containing protein, translated as MKATWNGQTIASSTQTVVVEGNHYFPRESVNPQYLRESTTHTTCPWKGEASYYTLEVDGQQNRDAAWYYPQPKQAASNITGYIAFWKGVEVQPD; from the coding sequence ATGAAAGCCACCTGGAACGGTCAGACCATCGCCAGCAGCACCCAGACGGTGGTGGTGGAGGGCAACCACTACTTCCCGCGCGAATCGGTGAACCCGCAGTACCTCCGGGAGAGCACCACCCACACCACCTGCCCGTGGAAGGGCGAGGCCAGCTACTACACGCTGGAAGTGGACGGGCAGCAGAACCGGGACGCAGCCTGGTATTACCCTCAGCCGAAGCAGGCGGCCAGCAACATCACCGGGTACATCGCCTTCTGGAAGGGTGTGGAGGTTCAGCCGGACTGA